A single genomic interval of Camelina sativa cultivar DH55 chromosome 11, Cs, whole genome shotgun sequence harbors:
- the LOC104725030 gene encoding alcohol dehydrogenase class-3: MATQGQIITCKAAVAYEPNKPLVIEDVQVAPPQAGEVRIKILYTALCHTDAYTWSGKDPEGLFPCILGHEAAGVVESVGEGVTEVQPGDHVIPCYQAECRECKFCKSGKTNLCGKVRSATGVGVMMNDRKSRFSVNGKPIYHFMGTSTFSQYTVVHDVSVAKIDPQAPLDKVCLLGCGVPTGLGAVWNTAKVEPGSNVAIFGLGTVGLAVAEGAKTAGASRIIGIDIDSKKYETAKKFGVNEFVNPKEHDKPIQEVIVDLTDGGVDYSFECIGNVSVMRAALECCHKGWGTSVIVGVAASGQEISTRPFQLVTGRVWKGTAFGGFKSRTQVPWLVEKYMRKEIKVDEYITHNLSLGEINKAFDLLHEGTCLRCVLDTSE, from the exons ATGGCGACTCAAGGTCAGATTATCACATGCAAAG CTGCTGTGGCTTACGAGCCAAACAAGCCTCTTGTCATCGAAGATGTTCAGGTGGCTCCACCTCAAGCCGGTGAGGTTCGGATCAAGATCCTCTACACTGCTCTTTGTCACACCGACGCTTACACTTGGAGCGGCAAG GATCCTGAAGGTCTCTTTCCGTGTATCCTCGGTCATGAGGCTGCTGG GGTTGTTGAGAGTGTTGGTGAAGGAGTAACAGAGGTTCAACCTGGTGATCATGTTATCCCTTGTTATCAAGCTGAGTGTCGTGAATGCAAGTTCTGCAAATCTGGCAAGACTAACCTCTGTGGCAAGGTTCGATCTGCTACTGGTGTTGGGGTTATGATGAACGACCGCAAGTCCCGGTTCTCGGTTAATGGGAAACCCATCTATCACTTCATGGGTACTTCGACGTTTAGTCAGTATACTGTTGTTCATGATGTTAGTGTCGCCAAAATTGATCCTCAGGCTCCTTTGGATAAAGTTTGCCTTCTTGGATGTGGTGTTCCCACTG GTCTTGGAGCAGTTTGGAATACTGCAAAAGTAGAACCAGGGTCAAATGTCGCCATTTTTGGTCTTGGCACTGTTGGACTTGCT GTTGCTGAGGGTGCAAAAACAGCTGGTGCTTCAAGGATCATTGGAATTGATATTGATAGCAAGAAGTATGAAACTG CAAAGAAGTTTGGTGTTAACGAATTTGTGAACCCAAAGGAGCACGACAAGCCAATtcaggaagtgattgtcgaTCTCACTGATGGAGGTGTTGACTACAGCTTTGAGTGCATCGGGAATGTCTCTGTGATGAGAGCTGCATTGGAGTGCTGTCACAAG GGATGGGGAACTTCGGTGATAGTGGGTGTAGCAGCATCAGGACAAGAGATATCAACTCGACCATTCCAACTCGTGACAGGTCGTGTGTGGAAAGGAACAGCTTTTGGTGGTTTCAAGAGTCGAACCCAAGTGCCTTGGCTCGTAGAAAAGTATATGAGAAAG GAGATTAAAGTGGATGAGTACATAACACACAACCTGAGCTTGGGAGAGATCAACAAGGCTTTTGATCTGTTGCACGAAGGTACTTGCCTTCGATGTGTCCTCGACACAAGCGAATGA